From Salinirubellus salinus, the proteins below share one genomic window:
- a CDS encoding signal peptidase I, protein MLVSVALSIVAGAVLGQPTVLGFVETGSMAPTLDPGDGFVAVPSDLTEIEEGDVITFHAEEIQGGGLTTHRVVGETDRGYVTRGDANPFTDQQGGEPPVRREQVVAEALQVGGSVVVVPHLGTAVEGVQGALGAVQRGAVGLFGTRALLGPQWLGYLFFGATLVYYLLGEYRDRNERGSRERSRGRDTGIDPRVLLLGFALVLAAAATAAMAGPAGPKEFGVVSAEFDSERPDVIRAGGSSDLPYQVPNSGVVPTVVFLEPREGVRVEPTEIVLGPHQVTEVTITLSAPLETGYYRRYVVEHRYLAVLPVPIIRSLHAVHPWLPVVVIDALIAGGFLAVTLPLIGRGRVRSRDRERPGRGWSADSAVGSAAEPGTGSSPRVERWV, encoded by the coding sequence GTGCTCGTATCCGTCGCCCTGAGTATCGTCGCCGGGGCCGTCCTCGGACAGCCAACCGTCCTTGGCTTCGTCGAGACCGGCAGCATGGCACCCACCCTCGACCCGGGCGATGGGTTCGTAGCCGTGCCGAGTGACCTCACCGAAATCGAGGAGGGTGACGTGATCACCTTCCACGCAGAGGAGATACAGGGTGGTGGCCTCACCACCCACCGGGTCGTCGGCGAGACCGACCGTGGGTACGTCACCCGTGGAGATGCAAACCCCTTCACCGACCAGCAGGGCGGTGAGCCTCCCGTGCGGCGCGAGCAGGTGGTCGCAGAGGCCCTCCAGGTCGGCGGAAGCGTCGTCGTAGTGCCCCATCTCGGCACCGCCGTCGAGGGGGTGCAAGGGGCTCTCGGGGCTGTCCAGCGAGGTGCCGTCGGACTGTTCGGTACCCGTGCACTGCTCGGCCCACAGTGGCTCGGCTACCTGTTCTTCGGCGCGACACTCGTCTACTACCTCCTCGGGGAGTACCGCGACCGGAACGAGCGGGGGAGCCGCGAACGCTCGCGGGGCCGGGATACCGGTATTGACCCCCGAGTGCTGCTCCTGGGGTTCGCCCTGGTTCTGGCCGCAGCAGCGACCGCGGCGATGGCTGGACCGGCAGGCCCCAAGGAGTTCGGCGTCGTCAGCGCCGAGTTCGATTCGGAGCGACCGGACGTCATCAGGGCTGGCGGGTCGAGCGACCTGCCATACCAGGTGCCGAACAGCGGGGTGGTGCCGACCGTCGTCTTCCTCGAACCCCGCGAGGGGGTACGTGTCGAACCGACCGAGATTGTGCTCGGCCCACACCAGGTCACCGAGGTAACCATCACCCTCTCGGCCCCACTCGAGACCGGCTACTACCGCCGGTACGTCGTCGAGCACCGCTACCTTGCGGTGTTGCCGGTCCCGATCATCCGCTCGCTCCACGCGGTCCACCCGTGGCTGCCCGTGGTCGTCATCGACGCGCTGATAGCGGGTGGGTTCCTCGCGGTGACACTCCCGCTAATCGGGCGTGGGCGGGTGCGTTCACGCGACCGTGAGCGACCCGGCCGGGGGTGGTCGGCCGACTCCGCCGTCGGCTCGGCGGCTGAACCGGGCACGGGTTCGAGCCCTCGAGTAGAGCGGTGGGTTTAG
- a CDS encoding acyl-CoA dehydrogenase family protein, which translates to MFELTDDQRALREAAREFAEREVRPRAIDLDRQGQYPAEILGELGDRRWTGLTLSEAYGGKGGSLVDLVVLVEELSAALMPVASALALHLGVATVVERFGTGEQRERWLPEMARFETVGALGLSEEHAGSDKSGMETTATKVGDEWLLDGHKRWVTNYLDGDEVLVYARDDPEAPFPDGVTAFLVPTAEFDVEEVWDTMGARPVKSPKVRLDGVRVADDRRIGPVGGAYRQRSTLSTGVNVPARGVGIARAALEDTVAYTAEREQGGSAIGDRQGVRWRAGEMAMRVETARLLTFRAAALADRGEDHRHEFAMAKVAATEAAVENANEAMQLHGGIGYTTEKHVERYLRDARLLTLAGGPNEGHRDTLGETTFERYRRER; encoded by the coding sequence ATGTTCGAACTCACCGACGACCAGCGGGCGTTGCGCGAGGCGGCCCGCGAGTTCGCCGAGCGAGAGGTTCGGCCACGGGCCATCGACCTCGACCGACAAGGGCAGTACCCGGCGGAGATACTCGGTGAACTCGGCGACCGGCGCTGGACCGGGCTGACGCTCTCCGAGGCGTACGGCGGGAAGGGCGGGAGCCTCGTGGACCTCGTGGTGCTGGTCGAGGAGCTCTCGGCGGCGCTGATGCCGGTGGCGAGTGCGCTCGCGCTCCACCTCGGCGTGGCAACCGTCGTCGAGCGGTTCGGTACGGGCGAACAGCGCGAGCGGTGGCTCCCCGAGATGGCCCGCTTCGAGACGGTCGGTGCGCTCGGGTTGAGCGAGGAACACGCCGGGAGCGACAAGTCCGGGATGGAGACGACGGCGACGAAGGTGGGAGACGAGTGGCTGCTGGACGGCCACAAGCGCTGGGTGACGAACTACCTCGACGGCGACGAGGTGCTGGTGTACGCCCGGGACGACCCGGAGGCCCCCTTCCCGGACGGCGTGACGGCGTTCCTCGTGCCGACGGCCGAGTTCGACGTCGAGGAGGTGTGGGACACGATGGGCGCACGACCGGTCAAGTCGCCGAAGGTTCGGCTCGACGGTGTGCGGGTTGCAGACGACCGGCGGATCGGACCGGTCGGAGGGGCGTACCGCCAGCGCTCGACGCTGTCGACGGGGGTGAACGTCCCCGCCCGTGGGGTGGGCATCGCCCGTGCCGCGCTGGAGGACACAGTCGCGTACACCGCCGAACGCGAGCAGGGCGGGTCGGCCATCGGCGACCGGCAGGGCGTCCGCTGGCGGGCGGGCGAGATGGCGATGCGGGTGGAGACGGCGCGCCTGCTGACGTTCCGTGCCGCGGCCCTCGCCGACCGAGGGGAGGACCACCGCCACGAGTTCGCGATGGCGAAGGTGGCGGCGACGGAGGCCGCGGTGGAGAACGCCAACGAAGCGATGCAGCTCCACGGCGGCATCGGTTACACGACGGAGAAGCACGTCGAGCGGTACCTCCGTGACGCCCGCCTGCTGACACTCGCCGGGGGGCCGAACGAGGGCCACCGGGACACGCTGGGCGAGACGACGTTCGAGCGCTACCGACGCGAGCGCTAG
- a CDS encoding DUF1102 domain-containing protein: protein MNIDKTGDASAYIALQRNGGSDGLDGTDDGTRHGNFVEYTGSPEQLEIDFSGDNPTSSRSGDPTQGNSLGGQGVNPNSTYYFDEVFDILNLANNTGSGVGEMDVWIQESIPGVTFYTGTENGGTSLINSNNKKQLSPGQPAKVGVKIVAADLPSANVDGTMVVHAESRNPD, encoded by the coding sequence GTGAACATCGACAAGACTGGAGACGCGAGCGCGTACATCGCGCTCCAGCGCAACGGCGGCTCGGATGGTCTCGATGGGACGGACGACGGGACTCGTCACGGAAACTTCGTCGAGTACACTGGCTCACCGGAACAGCTCGAAATCGACTTCTCGGGGGATAACCCGACCAGTTCACGCTCTGGTGACCCCACACAGGGTAACTCGCTCGGGGGGCAGGGTGTGAACCCGAACTCGACGTACTACTTCGACGAGGTGTTCGACATACTCAATCTGGCGAACAATACCGGCTCTGGTGTCGGTGAGATGGACGTCTGGATCCAAGAGAGCATCCCTGGGGTGACGTTCTACACGGGGACGGAGAACGGTGGAACCTCACTCATCAACAGTAACAACAAGAAGCAACTCAGCCCGGGGCAGCCTGCGAAGGTGGGAGTGAAAATCGTCGCCGCCGACCTTCCCAGTGCCAACGTCGACGGGACGATGGTGGTACACGCCGAGTCTCGGAACCCCGATTAG
- a CDS encoding DUF7344 domain-containing protein — protein sequence MGTAARNGEGQHESEIETELHEDDVFDVLSNERRRYAYRYLDERPEDAVSLRELVDHVAACEYGKPARELTSDERNRVSTALNQFHLPKMDDCGFVEFDSLRKEATLTEDARDLNVYLDVVPGPDVPWAVYYVGLGGLHAALLGGVLLEAPGLSLVPSEGWLVFVVATLVASALAHLWYTYRGRLVDDETLSGRLPGE from the coding sequence ATGGGAACGGCGGCACGAAACGGAGAGGGACAGCACGAGTCGGAGATCGAGACCGAGCTCCACGAGGACGACGTGTTCGACGTGCTCAGCAACGAGCGCCGGCGGTACGCCTACCGCTACCTCGACGAACGACCGGAGGACGCCGTCTCGTTGCGCGAACTGGTCGACCACGTCGCCGCCTGCGAGTACGGCAAGCCGGCACGGGAGCTGACGAGCGACGAGCGCAACCGCGTCTCGACCGCGCTGAACCAGTTCCACCTGCCGAAGATGGACGACTGCGGGTTCGTCGAGTTCGACAGCCTGCGCAAGGAGGCGACGCTCACCGAGGACGCACGGGACCTGAACGTCTACCTCGACGTCGTCCCCGGCCCGGACGTGCCGTGGGCGGTGTACTACGTGGGGCTCGGGGGACTGCACGCGGCGTTGCTCGGCGGGGTCCTGCTGGAGGCGCCGGGGCTCTCGCTCGTGCCGAGCGAGGGGTGGCTGGTGTTCGTCGTCGCGACGCTCGTCGCCTCCGCGCTGGCACACCTCTGGTACACCTACCGGGGGCGACTGGTAGACGACGAGACGCTCTCGGGCCGGCTTCCGGGTGAGTGA
- a CDS encoding crotonase/enoyl-CoA hydratase family protein, with translation MDASETFGTDAEVRYEREGRVGRVVLNRPERYNAITETMPGALREAVAFADADDARVVVLEGAGDAFCSGYDLQIFAEAERPVPGSQELPWDPMEDYALMKQNTRDFMSLWRSQTPVVAKVDGPAVAGGSDIALCADLVVMAEDATIGYPPARVWGCPTTAMWVYRLGMEGAKRMLLTGDLIDGREAERSGLVHRAYPAAELDAEVSRLVDRMAGVPANQLAMGKLAVNKAVEAMGLELTQTFATLFDGMARHTPEGVAFKERCEEVGFKQAVAERDAGTLFD, from the coding sequence ATGGACGCCAGCGAGACGTTCGGCACGGACGCGGAGGTGCGCTACGAGCGCGAGGGGCGGGTCGGTCGGGTGGTCCTGAACCGGCCCGAGCGGTACAACGCCATCACCGAGACGATGCCGGGGGCGCTCCGCGAGGCGGTGGCGTTCGCGGACGCCGACGACGCGCGGGTGGTCGTGCTGGAGGGGGCGGGCGACGCGTTCTGCTCGGGCTACGACCTGCAGATATTCGCGGAGGCCGAGCGCCCGGTCCCCGGCAGTCAGGAGCTGCCGTGGGACCCGATGGAGGACTACGCGCTGATGAAGCAGAACACGCGGGACTTCATGAGCCTCTGGCGCTCGCAGACCCCGGTCGTGGCGAAGGTTGACGGCCCGGCCGTCGCGGGCGGGAGCGACATCGCGCTCTGTGCGGACCTCGTGGTGATGGCCGAGGACGCGACGATCGGCTACCCGCCGGCGCGGGTCTGGGGCTGTCCGACGACGGCGATGTGGGTGTACCGGCTGGGGATGGAGGGGGCGAAGCGGATGCTCCTCACGGGCGACCTGATAGACGGCCGCGAGGCCGAGCGGTCGGGGCTGGTCCACCGGGCGTACCCGGCCGCCGAACTCGACGCCGAGGTCTCGCGGCTGGTCGACCGGATGGCCGGCGTCCCGGCGAACCAGCTGGCGATGGGGAAGCTCGCCGTGAACAAGGCCGTGGAGGCGATGGGCCTCGAACTGACCCAGACGTTCGCCACGCTGTTCGACGGGATGGCCCGGCACACGCCGGAGGGCGTGGCGTTCAAGGAGCGGTGTGAGGAGGTGGGATTCAAGCAGGCGGTCGCGGAGCGCGACGCGGGCACGCTGTTCGACTAG
- a CDS encoding helicase C-terminal domain-containing protein, which translates to MDPSRIESEFPAPSYRGAQETALGRIREAFEDGNDVVLVRAPTGSGKSLLARAIAGCARRPGEAEPHQPVGAYYTTPQVSQLDDVAGDDLLEDLSIIRGKGNYDCILPGETNTPVDRAPCARERGFDCPVEHKCPYFSDRAIASNRSIAAMTLAYFMKTAGSDVFGMRDVVVVDEAHGLAEWAEMYATLDLSPRTIPQVVWEACEPPNVDRIADVEGYAERLRTTCQRRQKELRSKVELSAAEAGERDRLAELVRDLGWFLEDLRDLDSQTTWVVDQHEGAGTAVSVKPMDPARYLHHTVWDRGSKFALLSATILNKDAFCRGAGLDPSTVALVDVPHTFPVENRPLYDVTQGKMTYEHRDETLPKVARTIVRLMQHHPDEKGLVHAHSYAISDRLVSLLNDFGVGDRVRTHDKENRDAALEGWKRSDGSDLFVSVKMEEALDLKGDLCRWQVLCKAPYPNTRDSRVAARLEEGQWAWYYRTALRTVIQACGRVVRAPDDYGATYLADSSLLDLFERAKADTPGWFTEQVDRVSTPDLPSFQPSAAVESVGGSASGAGGLGGSSGSSASSVGSRSGSRSGSSSSSSSADDDYANHPLSDVWGE; encoded by the coding sequence GTGGACCCCTCCCGCATCGAATCGGAGTTCCCCGCACCCTCATACCGCGGGGCGCAGGAGACCGCCCTCGGGCGCATCCGCGAGGCGTTCGAGGACGGCAACGACGTGGTGCTCGTCCGCGCGCCGACGGGGAGCGGGAAGTCCCTGCTCGCGCGGGCCATCGCGGGGTGTGCGCGTCGGCCGGGCGAGGCCGAACCCCACCAGCCAGTGGGGGCGTACTACACCACGCCGCAGGTCTCGCAACTGGACGACGTGGCCGGTGACGACCTGCTGGAGGACCTCTCCATCATCCGCGGGAAGGGCAACTACGACTGCATCCTGCCGGGCGAGACGAACACGCCGGTCGACCGGGCGCCCTGCGCCCGCGAGCGGGGGTTCGACTGCCCCGTGGAGCACAAGTGTCCGTACTTCTCCGACCGGGCGATCGCCTCGAACCGGAGCATCGCGGCGATGACGCTCGCGTACTTCATGAAGACGGCCGGGTCGGACGTGTTCGGGATGCGCGACGTGGTCGTCGTCGACGAGGCCCACGGGCTCGCGGAGTGGGCCGAGATGTACGCGACACTGGACCTCTCGCCGCGGACGATCCCGCAGGTCGTCTGGGAGGCCTGCGAACCGCCGAACGTCGACCGCATCGCCGACGTGGAGGGGTACGCCGAGCGGTTGCGGACGACCTGCCAGCGCCGGCAGAAGGAGCTCCGGTCGAAGGTGGAACTCTCCGCGGCGGAGGCGGGCGAGCGCGACCGGCTGGCCGAACTGGTCCGCGACCTCGGGTGGTTCCTCGAGGACCTGCGTGACCTCGACTCCCAGACCACGTGGGTGGTCGACCAGCACGAGGGCGCCGGCACCGCCGTCTCGGTCAAGCCGATGGACCCCGCGCGGTACCTCCACCACACGGTCTGGGACCGGGGGTCGAAGTTCGCGCTCCTGTCGGCGACCATCCTGAACAAGGACGCCTTCTGTCGCGGGGCTGGTCTCGACCCGTCGACCGTCGCGCTCGTCGACGTGCCCCACACGTTCCCCGTCGAGAACCGGCCGCTCTACGACGTGACACAGGGGAAGATGACCTACGAGCACCGCGACGAGACGCTCCCGAAGGTGGCTCGCACCATCGTCCGCCTGATGCAACACCACCCCGACGAGAAGGGGCTGGTCCACGCCCACTCCTACGCCATCTCGGACCGCCTCGTCTCGCTCCTGAACGACTTCGGCGTCGGCGACCGGGTCCGGACCCACGACAAGGAGAATCGCGACGCCGCGCTGGAGGGGTGGAAACGGTCGGACGGGTCGGACCTGTTCGTCTCGGTGAAGATGGAGGAGGCGCTCGACCTGAAGGGCGACCTCTGTCGCTGGCAGGTGCTCTGCAAGGCACCGTACCCCAACACCCGCGATTCGAGAGTGGCCGCCAGACTGGAGGAGGGGCAGTGGGCGTGGTACTACCGCACGGCGCTCAGGACCGTCATCCAGGCCTGCGGGCGCGTCGTCCGTGCGCCCGACGACTACGGCGCGACGTACCTCGCCGACTCGTCCCTGCTCGACCTGTTCGAGCGCGCGAAGGCCGACACCCCCGGCTGGTTCACGGAGCAGGTCGACCGCGTCTCGACGCCGGACCTGCCGTCGTTCCAGCCGAGCGCGGCAGTCGAGAGCGTCGGCGGGAGCGCCAGTGGTGCGGGTGGGCTGGGCGGTTCGAGCGGCTCGTCGGCGTCGAGCGTCGGGTCGCGTTCGGGCTCTCGGTCCGGGTCGAGCTCGTCCTCCTCGTCGGCCGACGACGACTACGCGAACCACCCGCTCTCGGACGTCTGGGGCGAGTAG
- a CDS encoding outer membrane protein assembly factor BamB family protein, with the protein MSTPSRRGLLASLATAGSATLAGCSNPFGRTDCTVGDRLAGDWSQAGGGPAHTGRGTGPGPDSNRIAWRVGLGEERAVGSLAYADGTLYATGSRIADRERVGSLTALDAATGATEWSATPPGSPHGTPAVTDDRIILPSRPTDPDAGFLTAFDHAGEAVWREPFDTRLTAAPTVHDGTVYLGLWDGTVRAYDADDGTERWRVRFADEREEGSVYDTLAVADDRLFVGVASSREAGLYALSPDDGSVEWRALPNTQFTSGPTAASGRVAVASRFGQVTGVDTATGEVEWADGLVSSRTSPAAFGPDAAYLADDSVFAFDAETGDRRWRVDSRVRARSRPTVGDGAVFAPGPDGVVVLDPDDGDVRWRFREPVTTAAVLAGAVLFVGQPDGRVAALADC; encoded by the coding sequence GTGTCCACGCCCTCCAGACGCGGCCTCCTCGCCTCGCTCGCCACCGCCGGGAGCGCCACCCTCGCCGGCTGTTCGAACCCCTTCGGCCGAACCGACTGCACCGTCGGTGACCGACTCGCCGGCGACTGGTCGCAGGCGGGTGGTGGCCCCGCCCACACCGGCCGTGGGACCGGTCCCGGCCCCGACTCGAACCGCATCGCGTGGCGTGTCGGCCTCGGCGAGGAGCGCGCCGTCGGCTCGCTCGCGTACGCCGACGGCACGCTCTACGCCACCGGCAGCCGGATCGCCGACCGCGAACGGGTCGGGTCGCTCACCGCGCTGGACGCCGCCACGGGGGCCACGGAGTGGTCGGCCACGCCGCCCGGAAGCCCGCACGGCACCCCCGCGGTCACCGACGACCGGATCATCCTCCCCAGTCGCCCCACCGACCCGGATGCCGGGTTCCTCACCGCGTTCGACCACGCCGGCGAGGCGGTGTGGCGCGAACCGTTCGACACGCGCCTGACCGCCGCGCCGACGGTCCACGACGGGACGGTCTACCTCGGTCTCTGGGACGGCACGGTCCGCGCCTACGACGCCGACGACGGCACCGAGCGCTGGCGGGTCCGGTTCGCCGACGAGCGCGAGGAGGGGAGCGTCTACGACACCCTCGCCGTCGCGGACGACCGGCTGTTCGTCGGCGTCGCCAGTTCCCGTGAGGCGGGGCTCTACGCCCTCTCGCCCGACGACGGGTCGGTCGAGTGGCGCGCGCTCCCGAACACACAGTTCACGTCCGGTCCCACCGCGGCCAGCGGCCGAGTGGCGGTCGCCTCTCGGTTCGGGCAGGTGACCGGGGTCGACACGGCGACCGGCGAGGTCGAGTGGGCCGACGGGCTCGTCTCGTCGCGAACGAGTCCGGCGGCCTTCGGCCCCGACGCGGCGTACCTCGCGGACGACTCTGTGTTCGCGTTCGACGCCGAGACCGGGGACCGGCGCTGGCGTGTCGACTCGCGGGTCCGGGCGCGTTCCCGTCCCACCGTCGGCGACGGCGCCGTGTTCGCCCCCGGTCCGGACGGGGTGGTCGTCCTCGACCCCGACGACGGCGACGTCCGCTGGCGGTTCCGCGAGCCCGTGACCACCGCCGCCGTCCTCGCCGGTGCGGTGCTGTTCGTCGGCCAGCCCGACGGCCGGGTGGCGGCGCTGGCCGACTGCTAG